The Echinicola rosea genome has a segment encoding these proteins:
- a CDS encoding SRPBCC family protein encodes MTSIEHLNPIKAPKEIVYQALISQEGLGKVWTPKLSVRPEVGAINEFDFDEGYITKMKVLELNEDEKVHWECVDSDEEWIGTKISFELIEKDGITDVVLKHYDWRELTDFYRFCNYHWAMFLKRLKDYCEGK; translated from the coding sequence ATGACCAGTATAGAACACCTGAACCCCATCAAAGCTCCCAAAGAAATAGTCTATCAGGCGCTGATCTCCCAAGAGGGACTTGGCAAAGTTTGGACTCCAAAACTGTCCGTGCGCCCAGAGGTGGGTGCTATTAATGAATTTGATTTTGATGAAGGCTATATCACCAAAATGAAGGTTTTGGAGCTCAATGAGGATGAAAAGGTGCATTGGGAGTGCGTGGATTCGGATGAAGAGTGGATCGGTACCAAGATCAGTTTTGAGCTTATTGAGAAGGATGGGATTACCGATGTGGTGTTAAAGCACTATGACTGGAGGGAATTGACGGATTTTTACAGGTTTTGCAATTACCATTGGGCCATGTTTTTAAAACGGCTGAAGGACTATTGTGAAGGCAAATAA